In Aspergillus nidulans FGSC A4 chromosome II, the genomic stretch AATCTCTACCGACTCAATATCCCACAGCCCCTACGCATGAAATTGTGCATATTAGCCCCCACCCCCTGACTCGTGCTAGCTTCTTACTAACCTTGGCGGTGTTCTCGTGGGCGCGAATCGCCTGCAACACTCTCTGCTCGCTGGGTGCCTGGCACGCGAAAACAGGCTCCTAGGGTCCTTTCCGGGGCTGAATCCGTCGCCGGCGCGGCGGAGGCCATCATGTCGCCTGCGAAGGTGAGGATGACATCTTGCTCTTTGAACTTGATAGTCTGGGGCGCTGGCGCTAGATCTGACTCTTTGGCGTTTCTCTTGTTGAATATGACGACAAAGCTATAGTTACAACATCTGTCAGCACTGAGGCAGGCAATGCGGCAGGCAATGACGTTGGACCAGAAAGGGTGCGGAGTATGATTACAATTCGTGCAGTGGAGACTCAACAGTTGTGAGGAATCGACGCGGGTAGCCAAGGCCAGCGCCAACAAAGGCGGATCTGGGACGTAGTGAGCGAGTGAGCAACATGGCCGTTTGATTGATCATCGTGACTGAGCGCGTGGTATGCTGCTTGTGGTTGCTATTGCTGTGTCCTACTGGCTGGTGGGTGTGCCCTCGCGCCCAGCTGTGGATTTATATAGATTACGGCCCCCAGAGATGAGAAACTAGACAATTTGCCGTGGCTGGGGTGAGACTGGTGTTcgccagcagctgctcacATACTCGATATGTTTGAGGCTGAAAGTAAGATAGATCGAGTGGGTATTACAGCAGATACAGCCGTCTGTAATACGGTATGTATAATATCTATGACATTACACAATTATATCCACCGAAGCAGTAGTTACCAGGTGGATCTCATTTCCTTTAAGGATCTActgggaaaaaaaaaaataaatcaAAAATCAAATCAGAACAAACGGCCCCCAACAGCCCAATGATCTGATGCATACTCGCTTGGAGAAGGGGTTCCAAGGATTGCAAAGTTAGCATGCAAGCAAGCATGTTCAGCTTGCGAGCTACGAACTTCACGAGCGTCAATGGCTCGTTCTCTCGCGACGAAGACTTGGCTATAAAAGTTATGCTTATGCTTGTCGGGGTCACTCAGTGTAGAATTGTCACACCTTCAATCTTTAACGTTTGCACCCAGCCTGTTTAGCTACCGTCAACATGTCCACCTTTCCTGCCGAGCCTCGTAGCGACATTGGTATGCGTTGATGGATCCTGGCTCTGATGGTTGCTGCATGAGTAATGAATGCTAATAACGGGCAGAATGGGAAAAAGTCGGCGTCTCCTTCTTAGATGGTAATCCTCTCGCGTCTGCGATCTTGTTATTTCCATGCTAACAAGACCTACTAGTAAACGGCCATGTCGAAAGCGACTTCAACTACCAGACAGGAACCTGGTCCGAACCCGTCTTCGTGCAAGACCATTACCTCAAAGTCCACGGTCTAGCACCCGGGCTCAACTACGGACAGCAGGTGTTTGAGGGGATGAAAGGTATGTCACCTCCTTGTCCATACTCATCATCCCCGTCTTCTAATTGTGCCATGCCAGCCTATCGTGACCCCAACGGCCAGATTCAAATCTTCCGGCCCACTGATCACGCCCTCCGCATGCAACGTTCTTGTGATGCTGTTTCTATTCCCTCCATTCCGGAGTCACTCTTCTGGGCCTCCGTCAATCTCGCCGTTGCCAAAAACAGCGAGTTTGTGCCCCCGCACGCCAGCGAGGCAGCCATGTACATCCGCCCTCTCGCTTTCGGCTCCGGCGGTTGGATGCCCGTTGCCGCTGGGCCGCAGTATAAGTTCGTCGTATACGCTTTGCCCTTTTGCGCATACCATGGCACCTTACCCGTTGACGCagtggtgctggaggagctgga encodes the following:
- a CDS encoding protein atnK (transcript_id=CADANIAT00003891); this translates as MINQTAMLLTRSLRPRSAFVGAGLGYPRRFLTTVESPLHEFFVVIFNKRNAKESDLAPAPQTIKFKEQDVILTFAGDMMASAAPATDSAPERTLGACFRVPGTQRAESVAGDSRPREHRQGAVGY